In the genome of Microbacterium paraoxydans, the window CGCGGACCGCGTCGGGGCCAACCCGGCCGCGGCCTACGACATCAACGCGGCCTGCGCGGGCTACGCCTACGCCGTGGCGCAGGCCGACGCCCTCATCAAGGCCGGGGCCGCGCGCCACGCCCTCGTGATCGGCACGGAGAAGCTCTCCGACGTCGTCGACCCGACCGACCGCAGCATCTCGTTCCTCCTCGGCGACGGCGCCGGCGCCGCTCTCATCGGCCCGAGCGACACGCCGGGCATCGCCCCCGCGGTCTGGGGCAGCGACGGTTCCAAGGCCGACGCCGTGGGCATGAACGGCACCCTCACGGACTTCCGCGACGGCGTGGTGCCGTGGCCGACACTCCGTCAGGAGGGCCCGACGGTCTTCCGCTGGGCCGTGTGGGAGATGGCCAAGGTCGCCCGCGAGGCACTGGACAAGGCCGGGATCGAGGCCTCCGACCTCGCCGCCTTCATCCCGCATCAGGCCAACATGCGCATCATCGACGAGTTCGCCAAGCAGCTCGGTCTGCCGGAGACCACCGTCATCGCCCGCGACATCGAGACCACCGGTAACACGTCTGCCGCCTCGATCCCGCTCGCCAGCCACCGCCTCATGGCCGAGCACCCGGAGCTCTCCGGCGGCCTCGCCCTGCAGATCGGCTTCGGCGCCGGCCTCGTCTTCGCGGCCCAGGTCGTCGTCCTCCCCTGAAGACGCGTCGACCTTCCCTAGACTGTTCCACGGTTCCGAATACAACCCGTAAGAAAGAGGAAGACCACCATGGCTTTCACCAACGATGAGGTCCTCGCCGGCCTCGCAGAGCTGATCACCGACGAGACCGGCATCAACGCCAGCGAGGTCGCCCTGGAGAAGTCGTTCACGGACGACCTCGACATCGACTCGATCTCGATGATGACGATCGTCGTCAACGCCGAGGAGAAGTTCGGCGTCACCATCCCCGACGACGAGGTCAAGAACCTGAAGACCGTCGGCGACGCCGTCAACTTCATCGTCGCGGGCCAGGAGTAATCCCGGCAGGATGCCACCCTCGCCCCTGGCGGGGCGTGGCATCCTCCCGCCCTGCCCATCCCCCGCACGAACTCGTTTCGACAAGGAACCACACCTCATGACCAAGCGCATCGTCGTCACCGGCATCGGCGCCACCTCCGCCATCGGCGGGACGGCCCCGGAGAACTGGGACAACCTTCTCGCCGGTGCCTCCGGCGCCCGCACGATCGAGCACGACTGGGTGCAGGAGTACGACCTGCCCGTCACGTTCGCCGCCTCCGCGAGCGTCCGCCCGGAAGAGGTGCTGCCCCGCCACGAGGCGAAGCGTCTCGACCCCTCTTCGCAGTTCGCCCTCATCGCGGCTCGCGAAGCCTGGGCGGACGCGGGCTCGCCCGAGGTCGCTCCTGAGCGCCTCGGCGTCGACTTCGCGACGGGGATCGGCGGCCTCTGGACGCTGCTCGACGCCTGGGACACGCTGCGCGAGAAGGGCCCCCGCCGGGTCATGCCGCTGACCGTGCCGATGCTGATGCCGAACGCGGCCGCCGGCAACCTGTCGCTGCAGTTCGAGGCCCGCGCCTACGCACAGACCGTCGTCAGCGCGTGCGCCTCCAGCACCGAGTCGATCATCCACGCCTTCCACCACCTGCAGGAGGGGCTGGCCGACGTCGTCATCGCCGGCGGCACCGAGTCGGCGATCCACCCGATCACGATGGCCGCGTTCGCGTCCGCGCAGGCGCTGTCGCGCCGCAACGACGACCCTGCCCATGCCTCCCGACCCGGCGCGATCGACCGCGACGGCTTCGTGATGGGCGAGGGTGCCGCGGCCCTCATCCTCGAGACCGAGGAGCACGCCAAGGCCCGCGGCGCGAAGATCTACGGCTACGTCCTCGGCGGTGGAGTGACCGCCGACGCGTACCACATCACCGGCAACGACCCCGAGGGCAAGGGGGCGGCCCGCGCCGTCGTCCAGGCACTCGAGGAGGCCGGCATCACCCCCGACCAGGTGACGCACATCAATGCCCACGCGACCTCGACGCCGGTCGGCGACCCCAACGAGTACGTCGCGCTGAAGAACGTCTTCGGCGACCGGATCGACGAGATCCCGGTTTCGGCGACCAAGGCGTCGACCGGACACCTCCTGGGCGGGACCGGCGCGCTGGAGGCGATCTTCTCCCTTCTCGCGCTGCGGGACCGCGTGGCCCCGCCGACGATCAACATGACCGAGCCCGACCCGGAGGTGCCGTTCCGTCTGTCCGGAGAGGCGGCTCCGCTCGGCGACGGCCCGCAGATCGCCATCAGCAACTCGTTCGGCTTCGGCGGACACAACGCGGTGCTCGTGCTCGGCGGCGTCGACTGACCGCTTCCGCATTCACGACGAAGGCCCCCGGGATCCGATCCCGGGGGCCTTCGTCGTGCGAGGTCCGCTCTGGCCCTTCGACAGGCTCAGGGACCCAGGGGCGCGCGCGCCCGGACGGCAAGGCGCTGCGAACGCTCCCGACGGCGGCGCTCGATCCGCGGGAGGAACCATCCGATCAACGGGCCGACGCCGAACGCGAACAGCACGGTGCCGACGCCCACCGGACCGCCGAGGAGGAAGCCGACGAGCAGCACGGACCCCTCGATGACCGTCCGCGCCAGCCAGACCGGCCATCGGGTCACCCGGACGAGCCCCGTCATGAGTCCGTCGCGCGGTCCGGGGCCGAAGTCCGCCGCGATGTAGAGCCCGGTGGCGAACGCCAGCAGCACGAGTCCGAAGAGGAACATGGGCGCCCCCACCCACACGGACGGCGGAGCAGGCAGCACGAGGAGCGTGAGGTCGGCGAACGGGCCGATGAGCAGCGCGTTGAGCAGGGTGCCGAGACCCACCCGTTGACGGAGCGGGATCCACAGCAGCAGGACGACGATCGAGATCAGCACCGTGACGACTCCGTACCCGAGTCCCGTCCAGCGCGCGACACCCAGCGAGAGCACGTCCCAGGGCGCGACGCCGATGCCGCCTCGCACCATGAAGCCGAGGGCGACGCCGTAGAGGAAGAGCCCGCCCACGAGCTGCACCAGTCGCTCGACCAGGTCTCGACGGCTGGTCGCGGTGAACGGCAGGAAGACGGCACGGAAGAGCATCTCTCCATCGTGGCCCGTGCGAAGGCGTCACGAGGCCGACCACTGAGCGAAAAGTGGTCTGCACATGGAAGGCCACTTTGCGGCAGGCTGGAGGCATGGCCTCCCGTCTCGTCACCCAGCTCGGTACGCAGGACATCGACGACGCCTCGGCGTCGGGCCTGGCCGACCGCATCAGGGCCCTCATCCTCGATGGACGCCTCACCGTCGGCGAGCGGCTGCCGAGCGAGCGCGCCCTCGCGCTCGAGCTGCGGCGGTCACGCTCGACCATCACCCGCGCCTACGGCGTTCTCGAGGCCGGCGGCTACGTGTCCCGGCATCATGGTGGAAGCACCAGAGTGACCCTCCCGCACGGCCCGGCGGCCGCCGCCCCCGACGCGGACGACGAGGCGATCGACCTGTCGATCGCCTCGATGGACTCGACCCCCGGCCTGTACGACGCGACCGTGCGGTCCCTCCCCCGGCTGGCGGCCCTGCGCGGGACGAGCGGCTATTCGCTGCAGGGCCTTCCCGAGCTCCGAGAAGCCGTGGCCCGCCGGTTCACCGAACGTGGCGCGGCGACCTCGGCCGACGAGATCATGATCACCTCCGGCGCCTTGAACGCCGTCAACCTCATCCTCACGGCGATCGGCCGCCGGGGCGAACGCGCCCTCGTGGAGCAACCGACCTTCCCGCACGCGCTCGAGGCTCTGCACCGGCACGGCTACCGGCTGCTCCCGACGCCGGTCGACACCGACGGCTGGGACACCCGGCACCTCACCGACACCCTGCTGACCGCACGCCCGCACGTCGCGTACCTCATCCCCGACTTCCACAACCCCACCGGAGCGACGCTGCCGCAGGAGGAGCGGTCTCGGATCGCGACGACGGCCCGCAACACCGGCACGCACCTGATCGTCGACGAGACGACGGCGGAGCTCGACATCGACCGAGGATGGGCACCGGCGCCGATGGCGGCCGATGGCCCGAACGTGATCACGGTGGGATCGATGTCGAAGATCGCGTGGGGAGGCATGCGCATCGGCTGGATCCGCGCCGAGCGCTCGGTCATCGCCCGGCTGCTGGCCGTCCGTCCCTCGTTCGAGCTCGGCACCGCCCTCCTCGAGCAGTGCATCGCCGTGGAGTTGCTCGACGACGTCTCGGCACTGACCCAGCACGTCCGGCGACGTCTCACTGCCGGGCGGGAAGCCGTGGCCACGGGAATCGCCGGGATCCCGGGGATGCGGATGCCGGAGACACCCGGCGGGCTCTCCGCCTGGATCGATCTCGGCGCTCCCCTGTCGACGACCCTCTCGCTCGCCGCACGCGAACGGGGACTCATCCTGCCGCCCGGGCCGCGCTTCACGACCGGCGGGGTGTTGGAGCGGCGACTCCGGGTCCCGATCACGCTCCCGCCCGAGCGCGCGGCGGAGGCGATGACGCGCCTGGCGCAGGCCTGGGCGGACGTGCGCGGCGGTGGTGTGAACACCGTCGACGACCTCGCGCACGCGGCCGTGATCTGATCTGCGCAGACGAAGACCCCGCCCAGTCTGCCGGGGCGGGGTCTTCGTCGAGCGGAGCGGGGATTCGTCTTCTCAGCCTCCGGGATCACTCACCGGCATCCGATACTCACGCCTCCGCGCTCCCGGTATCGCCGGTCGGTCAGCCGACCTTGTGGAGCCAGACGACGCGCGCGTCGTCGCTGGCGTGGCGGAAGGGCTCCAGCTCCTCGTCCCAGGCGGAGCCCAGGGCGATGTCGAGCTCGCGCTGCAGCTCGACGGCGTTGCCCGCGGCGATCTCCATCGCGTAGCGGATGCGGTCCTCGCCGATGACGATGTTGCCGGCGGCATCGGTCTGGGCGTAGTGGATGCCGAGGTCGGGCGTGTGCAGCCACCGACCGCCGTCACTGCGCGGCGTGGGATCCTCGGTCACCTCGAACCGGAGGTGCTCCCAGCCCCGGATCGCGGTCGCGAGGGCAGCACCGGTACCGACGGGACCGTCCCAATAGAACTCGGCGCGGCGCGCGCCGGTCAGCACGGGCTGCTCGGTCCAGTCGAAGTTCACCGCACGCCCGATAGCGCGACCCACCGCCCATTCCAGGTGCGGGCAGAGCGCGCGAGGCGCCGAGTGGATGAAAACCACTCCGCGTGCGTAAGCCGTCGCCATGATCTCTCCGTTTCATCAGGTGCGTCTTCCCCTACGACCTGAACCACAGAGTGGCGAGAGTATGCGGTTGTGCGCCCATTCTCGCCGAGTTCCCGCGAAATCACAAGCATGTGATTCGACGACGAAGGCCCCGGTCAGCGGACCGGGGCCTTCGGGCGCTTCGACGAGCTCAGCGACCCACCGTGGGGACGCTCAGCGACCCACCGTGGGGACGCTCAGCGACCCAGTGTGCGGAGGCTCAGGCCTCGCTCATGGCCTGCTTGACCTGCTGGCCCTTCGCCGCGTAGTAGGCCGCGCGAGCGGCGTCCTTGCGGGCCTGCTCGGCGTAGCCGAACTCGAGCACGTCCTGCGGGACCTCGACGTTCGGGACGTCGTCGGTGCCGTGGTACTTCTCGATGTAGGCGTCGAGCTCGGGACCGGAGGTCCACGAGGTGATGAGGCAGTAGCGCGGGTCGGTGCCGTTGTGGGTGGCCGCGTGCCACAGACGCTGGGTGTCGACGATGAGCTGCGCACCGGCCGGGAGGGCGATGCGGTACTCGATGCTGGGGTCCGTGCGGTTCTCACGCAGGACGAAGTAGCTGTCCTTGTCGTCCGTCAGGTTGAAGAACCCGCGCACGACCCAGCCGGTGCCGTCCGGGTTCAGGCGGTTGTTGTCGTCCTGGTGGAGGTTGTAGAGGCAGTCGCCGTACGGGGTCGGCTGCAGCTCGATGACGCGGCAACGGCCGACGTTCGCGCCGGGCTCCTGCGCACGGCGCGTGAGGTTCGGGGCCTTGGCGGTCTGCTCGTCGATCCAGACGCCGTCCTTGTCGGTGCGCGGCGGCTTGTGGTTCCAGAAGCCGTTGCACTCGATGTCGCCGAAGGCGCTGGCGAGGGGCGCGAACCGGGTGTCGCCCGAGGACTTCCAGTCGACGTACTCGATGTCGAGCCACTCCTTGGGGTCGGCCTCCTGGTCGTAGCTGTCGAGGACGACGAAGCCCTTCTCCTCCAGCGCTGCGGACTTGATGTATCCCATGATCGAGTCATGTTCCTTTCATCGGGGGCCAGCACGTTTTAACAGGCCCTGATAAGGCAAGGCTAACAGCGGGACCTGGCCCTCCTCCGGAGGGTCGCCGTGGATAAGCGAATAGACTGGGCGGGGCACCCGGCGCGTCCGTGGCGCCTGTCGCTACGGGAGGACGAGACACCAGCATGAGCACCGCGACCAACGTCGAGGCGACGGCAGTCAACACGATCGAATGGCTCGCGGCGGGACGCACGACCATCGTCGTCCCCGTCTACCAGCGGCAGTACCGCTGGGACATCGGCGGCTGCGAGCGGCTCCTCTCCGACGTCAGGGCGGTGGCCGCCGAAGACGACGCGCATCGCCACTTCATCGGATCGATCCTCTCCGCCGAGGACGGCTCCGGCCCGGACGCCGACCTCATCCTCATCGACGGGCAGCAGCGCCTCACCACGCTCATGCTCCTCGTCGCCGCGCTGCATCACTCGGTGCGTGACCGCGATCCGGAGCTCGCCGCCGACCTGGCCCGCGTGCTGGTCCGCCCCGACGATCCCGAGCGCACGAAGCTCCGTCCGCACGACGCCTGGGCCGATCTCTACGAGTCGGTCGTGCTCGATCGCCGCGACGACCTCGACCGGGAGTCGCGCTTCGACGACAACTACGCATTCTTCCGCAGCCAGATCCATGCCGACGAGGTGCCGTTCATCTGGCAGGGGCTGCAGCGACTGGAGCACGTCTCGATCACGCTCGGCGCCCAGGCCAACGCGCAGCAGATCTTCGAGAGCCTGAACTCCACCGGTGAGCCGCTGCGGGATCACGAGCTGATCCACAACTACATCCTCATGGGGCTGAACCATGCCGAGCAGCTGGACGTGGAAGCCCGGTTCTGGCTGCCGATCGAGCAGCACACGGGCGAGGCGATCGGCGCGTTCTGGCGCCACTATCTCGTACTCGTGACGGGGCGGGAGGTGGCGGCGAACGGAGAGCACGGCGTGTACAGCGCCTTCCGCCAGTCGTTCCCGCGCGTCGACGTCGCCCACCTCCAGGCCGACGCCGAGACGTGGCGGCACTATG includes:
- a CDS encoding beta-ketoacyl-ACP synthase III gives rise to the protein MTASLAQIAGPAYTRIYAFGAARGENAVPNEDLIGPIDSSDEWIRQRTGIVTRARADKGTDAIDLATAAAAEAIENSGVPADQVDLVIVATISNPKQTPSVSAIVADRVGANPAAAYDINAACAGYAYAVAQADALIKAGAARHALVIGTEKLSDVVDPTDRSISFLLGDGAGAALIGPSDTPGIAPAVWGSDGSKADAVGMNGTLTDFRDGVVPWPTLRQEGPTVFRWAVWEMAKVAREALDKAGIEASDLAAFIPHQANMRIIDEFAKQLGLPETTVIARDIETTGNTSAASIPLASHRLMAEHPELSGGLALQIGFGAGLVFAAQVVVLP
- a CDS encoding acyl carrier protein; protein product: MAFTNDEVLAGLAELITDETGINASEVALEKSFTDDLDIDSISMMTIVVNAEEKFGVTIPDDEVKNLKTVGDAVNFIVAGQE
- a CDS encoding beta-ketoacyl-[acyl-carrier-protein] synthase family protein; translated protein: MTKRIVVTGIGATSAIGGTAPENWDNLLAGASGARTIEHDWVQEYDLPVTFAASASVRPEEVLPRHEAKRLDPSSQFALIAAREAWADAGSPEVAPERLGVDFATGIGGLWTLLDAWDTLREKGPRRVMPLTVPMLMPNAAAGNLSLQFEARAYAQTVVSACASSTESIIHAFHHLQEGLADVVIAGGTESAIHPITMAAFASAQALSRRNDDPAHASRPGAIDRDGFVMGEGAAALILETEEHAKARGAKIYGYVLGGGVTADAYHITGNDPEGKGAARAVVQALEEAGITPDQVTHINAHATSTPVGDPNEYVALKNVFGDRIDEIPVSATKASTGHLLGGTGALEAIFSLLALRDRVAPPTINMTEPDPEVPFRLSGEAAPLGDGPQIAISNSFGFGGHNAVLVLGGVD
- the yczE gene encoding membrane protein YczE; the encoded protein is MLFRAVFLPFTATSRRDLVERLVQLVGGLFLYGVALGFMVRGGIGVAPWDVLSLGVARWTGLGYGVVTVLISIVVLLLWIPLRQRVGLGTLLNALLIGPFADLTLLVLPAPPSVWVGAPMFLFGLVLLAFATGLYIAADFGPGPRDGLMTGLVRVTRWPVWLARTVIEGSVLLVGFLLGGPVGVGTVLFAFGVGPLIGWFLPRIERRRRERSQRLAVRARAPLGP
- the yczR gene encoding MocR-like transcription factor YczR; this translates as MASRLVTQLGTQDIDDASASGLADRIRALILDGRLTVGERLPSERALALELRRSRSTITRAYGVLEAGGYVSRHHGGSTRVTLPHGPAAAAPDADDEAIDLSIASMDSTPGLYDATVRSLPRLAALRGTSGYSLQGLPELREAVARRFTERGAATSADEIMITSGALNAVNLILTAIGRRGERALVEQPTFPHALEALHRHGYRLLPTPVDTDGWDTRHLTDTLLTARPHVAYLIPDFHNPTGATLPQEERSRIATTARNTGTHLIVDETTAELDIDRGWAPAPMAADGPNVITVGSMSKIAWGGMRIGWIRAERSVIARLLAVRPSFELGTALLEQCIAVELLDDVSALTQHVRRRLTAGREAVATGIAGIPGMRMPETPGGLSAWIDLGAPLSTTLSLAARERGLILPPGPRFTTGGVLERRLRVPITLPPERAAEAMTRLAQAWADVRGGGVNTVDDLAHAAVI
- a CDS encoding DUF3145 domain-containing protein, translated to MATAYARGVVFIHSAPRALCPHLEWAVGRAIGRAVNFDWTEQPVLTGARRAEFYWDGPVGTGAALATAIRGWEHLRFEVTEDPTPRSDGGRWLHTPDLGIHYAQTDAAGNIVIGEDRIRYAMEIAAGNAVELQRELDIALGSAWDEELEPFRHASDDARVVWLHKVG